A window of the Spirochaetota bacterium genome harbors these coding sequences:
- a CDS encoding polysaccharide deacetylase family protein: MATMTRLLNVLILTACAAGALVSLSPALDAAQVQVIVYHTFNGNGKSPYDFSVQEMREHIEALEADGFVFVKMSDLLEGNIEGTNNILVTIDDGHKTVLEAYREVLKPRGIKPLLGIYPNIISKKEDAMTWDELKSLVDDGCEIAGHGYYHLFLNEKQYKKDLVEFNNEIFKSRLILEDKLGVRVLTYVYPFGVRSDMAEFALGMGMFRGAFTIDWGITSVPLSANKNIYALPRYMLVRNNYKNIFATLRKRAFIASGAGAKDARGRN; this comes from the coding sequence ATGGCCACGATGACCCGATTACTGAACGTTCTGATACTGACCGCGTGCGCCGCAGGCGCGCTCGTCTCGCTCTCCCCCGCCCTCGACGCGGCGCAGGTGCAGGTGATCGTCTACCACACCTTCAACGGCAACGGGAAGAGCCCCTACGATTTCTCCGTACAGGAGATGCGGGAGCACATCGAAGCGCTGGAAGCGGACGGATTCGTATTCGTAAAAATGTCCGATCTTCTCGAAGGTAATATCGAGGGTACCAACAACATCCTGGTGACGATCGACGACGGGCACAAGACCGTGCTCGAGGCGTACCGGGAGGTGCTCAAGCCGCGCGGCATCAAGCCCCTGCTGGGCATCTACCCGAACATTATAAGCAAGAAAGAGGACGCGATGACCTGGGACGAGCTCAAGTCCCTGGTGGACGACGGCTGCGAGATCGCGGGACACGGCTACTACCACTTGTTCCTGAACGAGAAGCAGTACAAGAAGGATCTGGTCGAATTCAACAACGAAATCTTCAAGTCCAGGCTCATCCTCGAGGATAAACTGGGCGTGCGTGTGCTCACCTACGTGTACCCGTTCGGCGTGCGCTCCGACATGGCGGAATTCGCCCTGGGCATGGGGATGTTTCGCGGCGCCTTCACCATCGACTGGGGAATCACGAGCGTGCCGCTCTCCGCGAACAAGAATATCTACGCCCTGCCGCGCTACATGCTCGTGCGCAACAATTACAAAAATATTTTCGCGACGCTCAGGAAACGCGCCTTCATCGCCTCGGGCGCGGGCGCGAAGGACGCGCGGGGCCGCAACTAG
- a CDS encoding MBL fold metallo-hydrolase — protein MTVRAGGVTNSYLLPCTGGYLLIDTGYDKDYDAFILESGTKGVGIADIRFLLLTHHHDDHSGFAARLLRESGATLIVHEKAFPFLSEGKPEMRMKPLNRCTLAAFTVFAALFKNDKTHGFPPVEANTRMRIIRGDDAEFLKGIGVEGMILSTPGHTDDSISVLLANGNAFVGDLAMDMLGICGCAHRPIYANDYGQVYQGWKRLSGRGAKKIFPSHGDPFDAASLLETMKEKPLDSEAPGGF, from the coding sequence ATGACGGTTCGTGCCGGGGGCGTTACAAATTCCTACCTGCTTCCCTGTACGGGGGGATATCTTCTCATCGATACGGGGTACGACAAGGATTATGACGCGTTCATCCTTGAATCGGGAACGAAAGGCGTTGGGATCGCCGATATTCGCTTCCTCCTGCTCACGCATCATCACGACGATCACTCCGGTTTCGCCGCGCGGCTTCTTCGCGAGTCGGGGGCGACGCTTATCGTTCACGAAAAGGCGTTTCCCTTTCTCTCCGAGGGGAAACCCGAAATGAGGATGAAGCCGCTCAACCGGTGCACGCTCGCGGCGTTCACCGTGTTCGCCGCGCTGTTCAAAAATGACAAGACTCACGGCTTTCCCCCCGTGGAAGCAAACACCCGAATGCGGATTATAAGGGGCGACGACGCCGAATTTCTCAAGGGAATTGGGGTGGAGGGGATGATTTTAAGCACGCCCGGGCATACCGACGATTCGATCAGCGTTTTACTCGCGAACGGGAATGCCTTCGTGGGAGACCTCGCGATGGACATGCTGGGTATCTGCGGGTGCGCGCACCGTCCCATCTATGCGAACGATTATGGTCAGGTATACCAGGGGTGGAAACGACTTTCAGGGCGGGGGGCGAAAAAAATATTCCCCTCCCACGGCGACCCGTTCGACGCGGCGTCGCTTCTCGAGACGATGAAGGAAAAGCCCCTGGACAGCGAGGCCCCGGGCGGATTCTAG
- a CDS encoding TetR/AcrR family transcriptional regulator, with protein MSGDRAKRDTRVPVQKRGIRTRERILKAAERLFAKKGYHGTNSNEIAAAAGVSTGSFYAYFPDKKLLFLETLRKYNQDVREKIMEGTREGEPPAEPDAGRALIRRLIGRALAAHEFSPAFHREATAMIFTDTDTFKLQAGEDARIIDALASSLALYADSFGIRDTRSAALVIFRATEGVIHHLRMHDEGERESVLEELAVMLERYLLPV; from the coding sequence ATGAGCGGGGACAGAGCGAAACGGGATACCAGGGTCCCTGTACAGAAAAGGGGGATCAGGACCAGGGAGCGGATACTCAAGGCGGCGGAGCGTCTTTTCGCGAAGAAGGGGTATCATGGGACCAACTCGAACGAGATCGCGGCGGCCGCGGGCGTTTCGACGGGAAGCTTTTACGCGTATTTCCCGGACAAGAAGCTTCTCTTTCTCGAAACGCTCAGGAAATACAATCAGGACGTGCGGGAAAAAATCATGGAGGGAACGCGGGAGGGCGAGCCCCCTGCTGAACCGGACGCCGGCAGGGCGCTGATACGCCGGCTTATCGGGCGCGCCCTGGCGGCGCATGAATTCAGCCCGGCGTTTCACCGCGAGGCGACTGCCATGATCTTCACGGATACCGACACGTTCAAATTGCAGGCGGGCGAGGACGCGCGGATAATCGATGCGCTCGCCTCCTCCCTGGCGCTGTACGCCGACTCATTCGGGATTCGCGACACGCGTTCGGCCGCCCTCGTCATTTTCCGCGCGACGGAGGGAGTCATTCACCACCTCCGCATGCACGATGAAGGGGAACGGGAATCCGTCCTGGAAGAGCTCGCCGTCATGCTCGAGCGCTATCTGCTGCCCGTCTGA
- a CDS encoding cysteine hydrolase produces MGKCYIFPSIKHREDIMEYLWIRMPLIMSIVGFVAMALCPAVSRRDWTGKASPGKTALLIIDIQNDYFPGGRFELFEAVNAADVAKLVLARFRSIMAPLIHVRHESDKPGAPFFVPGTPGAEINSAVTPAEGETVIIKHEPSSFIGTPLEDILRKNGVTYLMIVGMQSNVCVKSTALDAVKKNYAVTVVEDAIAARSGEIHKKAVAEMKTAGVEIVVTDSVR; encoded by the coding sequence ATGGGGAAATGCTACATTTTCCCATCAATCAAGCACAGGGAGGATATCATGGAATATCTTTGGATCAGGATGCCGTTGATAATGTCGATAGTTGGGTTCGTGGCTATGGCGCTGTGTCCGGCGGTAAGCCGCCGGGATTGGACGGGTAAGGCGTCCCCGGGAAAGACGGCGCTCCTTATTATCGACATTCAGAATGATTATTTCCCCGGCGGAAGGTTCGAGCTGTTTGAGGCCGTGAACGCGGCCGATGTCGCGAAGCTTGTGCTGGCGCGCTTCAGATCGATCATGGCCCCCTTGATTCACGTCCGGCATGAAAGCGACAAACCGGGCGCGCCATTCTTTGTCCCCGGAACACCAGGCGCGGAAATCAATAGTGCGGTGACGCCGGCAGAAGGCGAGACGGTCATTATCAAGCACGAACCCAGCAGCTTTATAGGAACCCCGCTCGAGGATATTCTCCGCAAAAACGGCGTCACGTACCTTATGATCGTCGGTATGCAAAGCAACGTATGCGTAAAGAGCACGGCGCTGGATGCGGTCAAAAAGAACTACGCGGTAACTGTCGTGGAGGACGCCATTGCCGCGCGGAGCGGGGAGATCCACAAGAAAGCGGTCGCAGAGATGAAAACGGCCGGCGTCGAAATAGTAGTAACGGATTCGGTTCGGTAA
- a CDS encoding AraC family transcriptional regulator: protein MPEIFSINEAGNLRIFREGCLALLIVTQGSAVVRAAGLRWSVIAPGALCFGEDERQEIESATGIRGAGVFFRPSLINAALTCENIRGDPGSLSRTDRLDRDFLSPFIERSADYSGFIPMGPALIDRAASLIALLEGELHRKSDGFWPCRSRSYLLELVFLMFKVYRAGGAGRVQVIDDSISGRVIRFIQCNMTERILVDDLCRRFETNKTTLNRLMRQATGYPAIEYLNRQRIQSACLLLRDTGLPVQEIAYRAGFNDIAHFGRMFRKYTRFTPRKYRELHFRSA, encoded by the coding sequence ATGCCGGAGATATTCAGCATAAATGAAGCCGGGAACCTTCGGATCTTCCGCGAGGGCTGCCTGGCGCTGCTTATCGTTACGCAGGGTTCGGCGGTGGTGCGCGCGGCCGGTCTGCGCTGGTCAGTGATCGCACCCGGGGCCCTTTGTTTCGGGGAGGACGAGCGGCAGGAAATAGAATCCGCTACCGGCATCAGGGGGGCCGGCGTATTCTTCAGGCCGTCATTGATCAACGCAGCGCTGACCTGTGAAAACATCCGTGGCGACCCCGGATCGCTTTCACGGACCGATCGGCTGGACAGGGATTTCCTCTCCCCCTTCATCGAAAGATCTGCGGACTATTCCGGCTTCATTCCCATGGGCCCCGCGCTTATTGACAGGGCCGCCTCGCTCATCGCCCTCCTGGAAGGCGAGCTTCACCGGAAGAGCGACGGGTTCTGGCCGTGCCGCAGCCGGTCCTACCTGCTTGAGCTGGTCTTCCTGATGTTCAAGGTCTACAGGGCCGGCGGTGCGGGACGCGTACAGGTAATCGACGACTCGATTTCCGGAAGGGTCATCCGGTTCATTCAATGCAACATGACCGAAAGGATCCTCGTGGACGATCTTTGCCGCAGGTTCGAAACCAATAAGACCACCCTGAACCGGCTCATGCGGCAGGCGACGGGTTATCCCGCTATTGAGTATCTTAACCGCCAGAGGATACAGAGCGCCTGCCTTCTTCTCAGGGACACCGGGCTCCCGGTGCAGGAGATCGCGTATCGTGCAGGATTCAACGACATCGCGCATTTCGGAAGGATGTTCAGGAAATATACACGCTTTACCCCCCGCAAATACCGCGAGCTCCATTTCCGATCCGCATAA
- a CDS encoding DUF1801 domain-containing protein, which produces MPDLHPIVKRLELICEKVPELHYAIKWGKVYYGLPELGWIIEMVAYDISVNVVFFGGAEFDPPPPLGADERSRYVKLKTMEEVQRPDLHNWIEQAGRVRGWK; this is translated from the coding sequence ATGCCGGATTTGCATCCTATCGTCAAGCGCTTGGAATTGATCTGCGAGAAGGTCCCCGAACTCCATTATGCCATAAAATGGGGAAAAGTATATTACGGGTTACCAGAACTCGGGTGGATCATTGAGATGGTCGCCTACGATATCTCCGTGAATGTCGTCTTTTTCGGCGGAGCGGAATTCGACCCTCCACCGCCGCTTGGCGCCGACGAACGGAGCAGATACGTCAAGTTGAAGACCATGGAGGAGGTGCAGAGGCCGGATCTGCACAATTGGATCGAGCAAGCGGGACGCGTGCGCGGCTGGAAATGA